From a region of the Nitrospira sp. genome:
- a CDS encoding CYTH and CHAD domain-containing protein — MTRSDKRSASEHHSSQISSQPERELKLSVDPDFRLPRLPGTLLPRRQLISTYYDTTAYDLAHAQITLRYRIERGKQAWQLKVPLGDDRQEVETAGDQAKPPASLRSLLILHLGHRNVVPIVTLRVWRTGLLVRHDRVPIAELALDTVSVVKNGRTIQRFRELEIEQRQGDETSLRSLEQRMREAGASDHDGRPKFFRALSLPTPTLPNPPGPEAPVIEHLKWALAQHVQWLIAHDPGTRLGTESESLHQMRVATRRLRAVLRTARPILLPAWVTSLQQELDWLSELLGPARDLDVQISYFTDESAGFEARDRKLLAQFISHLRTQRDAVQQMILSELTSARYLELIRRLQQAAQDPSVVESPLTVQQLAKRAFKKLRKVIRRLRHSPSDAVLHNIRIKTKRARYASELARSSVGKPATRFIKSARAVQDLLGTHQDAIQAEAHIRQFLKYSTSVRAGFVAGRMVERQRHRRQNVRKDMKPLFKMLLKRGKKAWG; from the coding sequence ATGACTCGATCGGACAAACGTTCGGCTTCTGAGCACCACTCTTCCCAGATCTCCTCACAGCCTGAGCGTGAGCTCAAGCTGTCCGTTGATCCAGACTTCCGACTCCCTCGGCTTCCCGGCACTCTGCTCCCTCGGCGGCAGCTGATCTCCACCTATTACGACACTACCGCCTATGACTTGGCCCATGCGCAAATTACCCTTCGCTATCGAATCGAACGGGGCAAACAGGCGTGGCAGCTTAAAGTGCCGCTGGGCGACGATCGGCAGGAAGTGGAAACGGCCGGTGATCAAGCCAAGCCCCCCGCCTCACTACGCAGCCTGTTGATACTCCATCTTGGGCATCGGAACGTGGTGCCGATAGTCACACTGCGAGTCTGGCGAACCGGCCTTCTGGTACGCCATGACCGAGTTCCGATCGCCGAGCTCGCCCTCGACACGGTGTCGGTGGTCAAGAACGGCCGTACCATCCAGCGTTTTCGTGAGCTCGAAATCGAACAGCGCCAAGGCGATGAAACTTCGCTTCGTTCACTCGAACAGCGGATGCGCGAAGCCGGTGCTTCCGATCACGACGGGCGGCCTAAATTCTTTCGGGCCCTCTCGCTCCCAACCCCCACTCTTCCGAACCCGCCTGGGCCGGAGGCGCCGGTGATCGAGCACCTGAAGTGGGCGCTCGCTCAGCACGTCCAGTGGCTCATCGCTCATGATCCCGGGACGAGGCTCGGAACCGAGAGCGAAAGTCTGCATCAGATGCGTGTGGCGACCAGACGCCTGCGCGCGGTGCTCCGCACGGCTCGGCCGATCCTCCTTCCGGCATGGGTGACATCATTGCAACAGGAGCTCGATTGGCTCAGTGAGCTGCTGGGGCCGGCCCGGGATCTCGATGTACAGATTTCGTATTTTACGGATGAATCCGCCGGGTTCGAAGCGCGGGATCGCAAGCTGCTGGCGCAATTCATCTCTCACCTTCGCACTCAACGGGATGCCGTTCAGCAGATGATCCTCAGCGAACTCACGAGCGCCCGATATCTCGAACTCATCCGGCGGCTTCAACAAGCTGCGCAGGATCCTTCGGTGGTAGAATCTCCCCTGACTGTCCAGCAACTGGCCAAGCGGGCATTCAAGAAACTGCGCAAGGTGATCAGGCGTCTCCGTCATTCTCCGTCTGATGCCGTACTTCACAATATCCGCATCAAGACCAAACGCGCACGCTACGCGTCGGAGCTCGCTCGCAGCTCGGTGGGCAAACCCGCAACCCGTTTTATCAAGTCCGCTCGGGCGGTCCAAGATCTGTTGGGTACGCACCAGGACGCGATTCAGGCGGAAGCTCACATCCGACAGTTTCTCAAGTACTCGACCAGCGTCCGCGCCGGATTCGTTGCAGGACGCATGGTCGAACGTCAGCGGCACCGCCGCCAAAACGTTCGTAAGGACATGAAACCACTGTTCAAGATGTTGTTGAAACGGGGAAAGAAGGCGTGGGGATAA
- a CDS encoding CBS domain-containing protein has product MVTVGNLMRKELVTVETGTSVVEAVKVMKACNVESVLVARQAKIIGIVTESDVVKKFVGAEKAAYFVPVEEIMSSPVPGIEERRPLTEAADLMDKHRTLHLGVTKGGALVGLVSVRDFLRPVSVDDF; this is encoded by the coding sequence ATGGTTACAGTTGGTAATTTGATGAGAAAAGAGCTCGTGACGGTCGAAACAGGCACATCGGTCGTGGAAGCCGTAAAGGTGATGAAAGCTTGTAATGTCGAAAGCGTCCTGGTGGCTCGTCAAGCGAAGATCATCGGCATTGTGACGGAATCGGATGTCGTCAAGAAATTCGTGGGGGCCGAGAAAGCGGCGTACTTCGTGCCGGTGGAAGAGATCATGAGTAGTCCGGTTCCCGGCATTGAGGAGCGGCGACCGTTGACGGAGGCAGCCGACCTCATGGACAAGCATCGCACTCTCCATCTGGGAGTGACAAAAGGAGGAGCCCTTGTGGGCCTTGTATCCGTGCGCGATTTTCTCCGACCTGTTTCGGTCGACGACTTCTAA
- the ppk1 gene encoding polyphosphate kinase 1: MDLADSSLYINRELSWLRFNERVLEEALDTRHPLLERVKFLSIFSRNLDEFFMIRMSGLYWQLHTGAVDAPPDGLTPKQQLESIKRELDLLLTRHLNCWEGDLLPKLREAGVHLVSHSDLGADATKHLRDYFTTAVLPVLTPLAFDAAHPFPHISNLSMNLAIVIRHTDGQERFARLKVPPLFPRLLNVPEFSTGAGPEPAPSGFVWIEDVIAANLDLLFPGCAVIAAYPFRVTRDADPDIEEDEAADLLEAIQESLRLRHFGTAVRLEVSGKMPDRIREMLAHNLELASDQIQAVPGPLGMADLIELTQLDRPDLKDPPAAHKPTPILTKPDMFASIRDRDVLVYHPYDSFMPIVEWLRLAATDPDVVAIKQTLYRVGRQSPVVEALMQARENGKEVTALVELKARFDEEHNIQWAQEMERAGVHVVYGLVGFKTHAKMCLIIRREGDRLARYTHLSTGNYNPATARVYTDLALLTRNPAITSDVVTLFNALTGYAGSIHYHRLMVAPDGVREGIVQRIDRVSARHHDGSQGYIALKLNALTDPTCIQALYRASQAGVQIDLQVRGICSLRPGVPGVSERIAVTSLVGRFLEHSRIFYFRSGQEEELWLGSADLMPRNLDGRIEVVFPVESPDLRQAIRDDILLPHLRDTVQLRRMTRDGTYERVAPSPGEPPFDSQQRMLEQAGSWMRPS; the protein is encoded by the coding sequence ATGGACCTCGCAGACTCCTCTCTCTATATCAATCGTGAATTGAGTTGGCTACGTTTCAACGAACGGGTCTTAGAAGAAGCCCTGGATACCCGGCATCCTCTTCTGGAGCGGGTAAAATTCCTCTCCATCTTCAGCCGAAATCTGGACGAGTTTTTCATGATCCGGATGTCCGGTCTCTATTGGCAATTGCACACCGGAGCGGTCGACGCCCCGCCCGATGGACTGACACCGAAACAGCAACTTGAATCGATCAAACGGGAGCTTGATCTCTTGTTGACGAGACACCTGAACTGCTGGGAAGGGGATCTCTTGCCGAAACTTCGGGAGGCCGGAGTTCACCTTGTCAGCCATTCAGATCTCGGGGCGGATGCGACGAAGCACCTTCGTGACTACTTTACAACCGCGGTTCTTCCCGTTCTGACCCCTCTCGCCTTCGATGCCGCTCATCCGTTTCCCCATATTTCCAACCTCTCTATGAACCTTGCGATCGTCATCCGTCACACCGACGGTCAGGAACGGTTTGCACGACTGAAAGTTCCACCTCTGTTCCCGCGCTTGCTCAACGTCCCGGAGTTCTCGACAGGGGCCGGTCCTGAGCCGGCGCCCAGTGGGTTTGTGTGGATCGAGGACGTCATCGCCGCGAATTTGGACCTGTTGTTTCCCGGCTGCGCGGTGATCGCGGCCTATCCCTTCCGGGTCACGCGCGATGCGGACCCCGACATCGAAGAGGATGAAGCCGCCGATCTGCTTGAGGCGATCCAAGAAAGCCTTCGCCTGCGGCATTTCGGAACGGCCGTCCGCCTGGAAGTCAGTGGAAAGATGCCGGACCGGATACGTGAGATGCTCGCGCACAACCTTGAACTGGCCTCGGATCAGATCCAGGCAGTTCCCGGTCCGCTCGGCATGGCCGATTTGATCGAATTGACGCAACTCGACCGACCCGATCTGAAAGATCCTCCGGCAGCCCACAAGCCGACCCCAATCCTGACCAAGCCGGATATGTTCGCCTCGATTCGAGACCGAGACGTACTGGTGTACCACCCGTACGACAGCTTCATGCCCATCGTTGAGTGGCTGCGCCTCGCGGCCACCGATCCGGATGTCGTGGCGATCAAACAGACACTGTACCGCGTGGGGCGCCAGTCGCCTGTTGTGGAGGCCTTGATGCAAGCCCGCGAAAACGGCAAAGAAGTCACGGCTCTCGTGGAACTGAAGGCTCGCTTCGACGAAGAACACAATATCCAGTGGGCTCAGGAAATGGAACGGGCCGGTGTTCACGTGGTCTATGGACTGGTCGGCTTTAAGACCCACGCAAAAATGTGTCTCATCATAAGACGAGAAGGAGACCGCCTCGCCCGTTATACCCATCTCAGCACCGGGAACTACAATCCCGCAACGGCCCGGGTCTATACCGACCTGGCGCTCTTGACCCGCAATCCGGCCATTACGTCTGATGTCGTCACGCTGTTCAATGCGCTGACCGGATACGCCGGTTCGATTCACTATCACCGCCTGATGGTAGCGCCGGACGGAGTCAGAGAAGGGATCGTCCAACGGATCGACCGCGTGTCGGCCCGGCACCATGACGGCAGCCAAGGGTACATCGCGCTGAAGCTGAACGCGCTGACGGACCCCACCTGCATCCAGGCGCTGTATCGGGCCTCTCAGGCAGGAGTGCAGATCGACTTGCAGGTACGGGGAATATGCAGCCTTCGTCCGGGAGTCCCGGGTGTCAGCGAGCGGATCGCGGTGACCTCGCTCGTCGGACGGTTTCTCGAGCACAGCCGCATCTTTTACTTCCGATCAGGCCAAGAAGAGGAGCTGTGGCTCGGGAGCGCCGACCTCATGCCTCGAAACCTTGACGGCCGAATTGAAGTGGTCTTTCCCGTGGAATCACCCGACCTCCGACAGGCGATCCGCGACGACATTCTGCTTCCGCATCTACGAGACACGGTCCAGCTCCGCCGAATGACCCGGGACGGCACCTATGAGCGGGTGGCTCCGAGCCCCGGAGAACCTCCGTTCGATTCCCAACAGCGGATGCTCGAACAAGCAGGGAGCTGGATGCGGCCGTCATAG
- a CDS encoding ABC transporter ATP-binding protein, translated as MLIFKRFLPVVRPYLPRLILAGLLVSGVALINLSLVRLAGILWDLITVQRDADKMTQSIGLFLGLVLLQGMCSMGHSYLSAWVSQHVVADFRKHLFSHLQTLTISFFARRRTGELLSRLMNDVTVIQSIVTETPIDGVKQLVTFVGGITFLLMMNWRLCLLILILLPALVLVAKVFGRKLKSLSTSIQDHTASVSTLVEEVLSGIRIVKSFVQTQREKTRFAEQVDQTLGLTLRRAGIMAVFIPVISLLTFSSAAAVLWYGGRQVIDGVVTPGDLFAFVLFAGILIGPFSSGARVFAQVKEAQGAMQRVFEILDAQPDIYDRPDAQPLVTIAGHVRVDGVTFSYDPRHPVLSNLSFEAKSGELVALVGPTGAGKTTVINLLHRFYDPAEGRITIDGRDLRDVTLESWYRQIALVPQETILFGGTILDNIRYGDMTASDATVWEASKAAHAHDFITALPDGYQTVVGEKGVNLSGGQRQRIAIARAILKNPRILLLDEATSSLDTESERLVQEALQHLMEGRTTFVVAHRLSTIQRADRILVLDKGKLVEEGTHAQLMARKGLYHYLYTIRLNEPSP; from the coding sequence ATGTTGATCTTCAAGCGATTTTTGCCTGTTGTTCGACCCTACTTGCCGCGTTTGATCCTGGCAGGGCTGCTGGTATCGGGGGTGGCACTCATCAATCTCTCCTTGGTTCGGCTTGCGGGCATTCTCTGGGATCTCATCACCGTTCAGCGAGACGCCGACAAGATGACGCAGTCGATCGGCCTTTTCTTGGGCTTGGTCCTTCTCCAGGGAATGTGCTCGATGGGCCATAGTTACCTGTCCGCATGGGTTTCGCAGCACGTCGTCGCCGATTTTCGCAAGCATCTATTCAGCCACTTACAAACGCTGACTATCAGCTTTTTTGCGCGGCGGCGTACCGGAGAATTGCTCTCCCGATTGATGAACGACGTGACGGTCATTCAGTCCATCGTCACGGAAACTCCCATCGACGGCGTCAAACAACTCGTGACCTTCGTCGGCGGCATTACCTTCCTCCTCATGATGAATTGGCGTCTGTGCCTCTTGATCTTGATCCTCCTCCCCGCACTGGTTCTGGTCGCCAAGGTCTTTGGTCGCAAGCTGAAATCTCTTTCGACCTCGATTCAAGATCACACCGCCTCGGTCAGCACGCTGGTCGAAGAAGTACTCTCCGGCATTCGTATCGTCAAATCGTTCGTCCAGACACAACGGGAAAAGACTCGCTTTGCCGAACAGGTTGATCAAACACTCGGTCTCACACTCCGCCGAGCAGGTATCATGGCCGTTTTTATCCCGGTGATCAGCCTCCTGACATTTTCATCGGCGGCGGCGGTTCTGTGGTATGGGGGCCGACAGGTCATCGACGGGGTGGTCACTCCGGGCGATCTGTTCGCCTTCGTCCTATTCGCCGGTATCTTGATCGGTCCATTCAGCTCGGGCGCCCGCGTGTTTGCGCAGGTCAAAGAGGCTCAGGGAGCGATGCAACGGGTTTTTGAAATTTTGGATGCTCAGCCGGACATTTATGATCGACCAGACGCTCAACCACTCGTGACAATCGCCGGCCATGTGCGAGTGGACGGCGTCACATTCAGCTACGATCCTCGCCATCCCGTCTTGTCCAACCTTTCATTTGAAGCTAAGTCCGGCGAACTCGTCGCCTTGGTAGGCCCGACCGGCGCGGGCAAGACCACCGTGATCAACCTGCTCCATCGTTTCTACGATCCGGCGGAAGGTCGGATCACCATTGACGGCAGAGATCTGCGGGATGTGACCCTCGAGAGTTGGTACCGGCAGATCGCACTGGTCCCTCAGGAAACCATCCTCTTTGGTGGAACGATCCTCGACAACATTCGCTACGGTGATATGACGGCGAGTGACGCCACGGTCTGGGAAGCCAGTAAAGCCGCGCACGCGCATGATTTCATTACCGCCCTGCCCGATGGGTACCAAACCGTGGTCGGTGAAAAGGGGGTCAACCTTTCAGGCGGCCAACGTCAACGAATCGCGATCGCGCGGGCCATCCTGAAAAATCCTCGCATTTTGTTACTGGACGAAGCCACTTCATCGCTCGATACGGAATCTGAACGGTTGGTCCAAGAAGCACTCCAGCATCTCATGGAAGGTCGCACGACCTTCGTGGTCGCCCACAGACTGTCGACCATTCAGCGCGCCGACCGCATATTAGTGTTGGACAAGGGCAAACTGGTTGAGGAAGGGACCCATGCGCAACTGATGGCACGCAAAGGTTTATATCACTATCTCTACACCATCCGTTTGAATGAACCGAGTCCTTGA
- a CDS encoding AURKAIP1/COX24 domain-containing protein produces the protein MSSVLKKRRKKMRKHKYKKLRQRQKFLRRKS, from the coding sequence ATGTCCAGCGTGTTGAAAAAACGCCGAAAGAAGATGCGCAAGCATAAGTACAAAAAGCTGCGCCAACGTCAGAAATTTCTGCGCCGAAAAAGCTAA
- the nadB gene encoding L-aspartate oxidase: MPPNAQEADFLVIGSGVAGLRAALELCRVGRVIMLTKGHPLQSNSIFAQGGVAVALSEEDDVAIHLTDTVKAGHGLCRREAVRVLVEEGPDRIQELIRWGAKFDKTGGKFAFAREAAHSRSRILRARGDATGNEMVRVLMAQAARHRRIIRLDYHFTVDLVVEEGRCCGAVVLDENSGQQFTIPAKAVVLSTGGAGQIFARTTNPPNATGDGMAMAFRAGAELQDMEFVQFHPTSLYLPSSPPFLLSEAMRGEGGQLRNNKGEMFMQRYHPLGVLAPRDIVARAIWAEMAATRARHVYLDVTHLGADFVKRRFPTIYATCLRHDIDITEEWIPVSPSAHYMMGGVATDINGATTLPGLFAAGEVACSGVHGANRLASNSLLEGLVFGMRAGVAAVAWAARCSMPTMTAHPERLNRGHVDRLEDAEKVRSSLRRTMWGQVGLVRSRESLIRATAQLARWERMVSRTFATRADLEVKNMVQVAHCVAEAALWRENSVGAHYRSDFPEARRPGWKLHSRLRVIERATDQAESRKQGQIVALRIPKRG, encoded by the coding sequence ATGCCTCCGAACGCCCAGGAAGCGGATTTTCTCGTGATCGGAAGTGGAGTCGCCGGGCTCCGCGCCGCATTGGAGCTCTGCCGCGTGGGTCGGGTGATCATGCTCACCAAAGGCCATCCTCTTCAGAGCAATTCAATCTTTGCACAAGGCGGTGTTGCCGTCGCGCTGAGTGAAGAAGACGATGTCGCCATCCATTTGACGGATACAGTGAAAGCGGGACATGGGTTGTGTCGTCGTGAAGCGGTGCGCGTTCTGGTCGAGGAAGGACCGGATCGAATTCAAGAGCTTATCCGGTGGGGAGCGAAGTTCGACAAGACCGGGGGGAAATTTGCCTTTGCTCGAGAAGCGGCCCACAGCCGCAGCCGAATCCTCCGGGCTCGAGGCGATGCCACGGGAAACGAGATGGTCCGTGTCTTGATGGCGCAGGCCGCCAGACACAGGCGAATTATCCGATTGGATTACCACTTCACCGTCGATCTTGTGGTCGAGGAAGGCCGATGCTGTGGAGCGGTCGTGCTCGATGAAAATTCAGGACAGCAATTCACGATTCCCGCAAAAGCGGTCGTCCTGTCGACCGGTGGAGCCGGGCAGATTTTTGCTCGGACCACGAATCCGCCCAATGCGACCGGCGACGGGATGGCTATGGCATTTCGTGCGGGAGCGGAACTACAGGATATGGAATTCGTCCAGTTTCACCCAACGTCGTTGTATCTACCGTCGAGCCCGCCGTTCTTGTTGTCTGAGGCCATGCGGGGAGAGGGAGGCCAGTTGCGCAATAATAAGGGAGAGATGTTCATGCAACGGTATCATCCGCTCGGCGTCTTGGCTCCGAGGGATATCGTGGCGCGGGCCATTTGGGCGGAGATGGCGGCGACGCGCGCGCGACATGTCTACCTTGATGTGACTCACCTGGGGGCAGATTTCGTGAAACGACGCTTTCCGACGATCTATGCGACCTGTCTTCGCCATGATATCGATATCACGGAAGAATGGATCCCGGTTTCTCCAAGTGCCCATTACATGATGGGTGGGGTGGCGACCGACATCAATGGGGCCACGACGCTGCCGGGACTGTTCGCAGCCGGCGAGGTGGCATGCAGTGGCGTGCATGGCGCCAACCGGCTGGCCAGCAATTCTCTATTGGAGGGGCTTGTGTTTGGGATGCGGGCCGGTGTTGCCGCTGTCGCGTGGGCGGCTCGCTGTTCGATGCCGACGATGACTGCTCACCCCGAGCGCTTGAATCGCGGCCACGTTGACCGATTGGAGGACGCGGAAAAGGTACGAAGTTCGTTGCGCCGAACGATGTGGGGGCAGGTGGGGCTGGTCCGTTCTCGGGAGTCGTTGATTCGGGCCACGGCTCAGCTTGCCCGATGGGAGCGCATGGTGTCCCGAACCTTTGCGACGCGGGCGGACTTGGAGGTCAAGAACATGGTGCAGGTGGCGCACTGTGTGGCGGAAGCGGCGTTATGGAGAGAGAACAGCGTCGGCGCCCATTATCGCTCCGATTTTCCTGAAGCTCGCCGCCCGGGGTGGAAGCTGCATAGCCGATTGCGTGTGATCGAACGCGCTACTGATCAGGCGGAGTCGAGGAAACAGGGGCAGATAGTGGCACTGCGTATCCCGAAGAGGGGATGA
- a CDS encoding lytic transglycosylase domain-containing protein yields the protein MMATPSVHSEIYQYIDAKGTISLTNVPSDARYRRVDLQPNRLHPIISEQQLEPMISRFSQQHQLHPALIRAVIKAESDFDPQAVSRAGAIGLMQLMPQTALRLDVRDLYDPEDNIGGGTKYLRQLLDRFRGNLPLALAAYNAGEHVVDRYRTLPPIDETRQYVRKVLRYYRTFLARDLASAGHVIPSSGYAVPLSAPVSSTPPDQ from the coding sequence ATGATGGCGACCCCCAGTGTCCACTCTGAAATTTACCAATATATCGATGCCAAGGGGACCATATCTCTCACCAATGTTCCATCGGATGCTCGGTACCGGCGGGTCGACCTCCAACCGAATCGGCTGCACCCCATCATCTCGGAACAACAGTTGGAACCGATGATCAGCCGATTCTCACAGCAACATCAGCTGCACCCAGCCCTGATCCGTGCCGTCATCAAGGCCGAATCTGATTTTGATCCCCAGGCGGTATCCCGGGCAGGCGCCATCGGATTAATGCAATTGATGCCGCAGACTGCGTTGAGGTTGGATGTGCGGGATCTCTACGATCCGGAAGATAATATCGGTGGAGGAACCAAGTATTTGCGACAACTGCTTGATCGATTCCGCGGGAATCTCCCTCTGGCACTTGCCGCGTATAATGCGGGGGAACATGTGGTAGACCGTTACCGAACTCTTCCGCCGATCGACGAAACCCGTCAATATGTTCGCAAGGTGTTGCGGTACTACCGAACCTTTCTTGCACGTGACCTTGCTTCAGCCGGACACGTCATCCCCTCTTCGGGATACGCAGTGCCACTATCTGCCCCTGTTTCCTCGACTCCGCCTGATCAGTAG